From Paenibacillus graminis, a single genomic window includes:
- a CDS encoding helix-turn-helix transcriptional regulator, translating to MQKNRTRWAWQDLTVLCLRLLWSIAVIILMYYLDKPDFPLWLVLPAVLLGGVIPAWVGRDFKTRYVILEFIFAGGIALALAYYFGVTRLFLPAVMMLAFHTRGKAHLYTLPITLLLYSLSAGPTIGEELSHPLIWNSLSDGLFVYAAGYGLQTGAKSINAIRQKLALVNEQYAILEQYSSQIERMTLLEERYRMAGEVHDTIGHNYTSMILGLETLRPHVATQEGEQKLQGVLELARKGLEDVRLQVHQMDPLEELVTLDRALMQIAGQFESNTGVALSFRTMGEPYAVIKQAKHTLCRSLQEALTNASRHGQASAIRVVLQYDPAQLMLQIQDNGKGTAQLRYGFGLTGMKERLAALQGKLYIDSQENDGTLVTCMIPNQTQEGERRIDILLADDQPLVRESLRLLLGEEKDFRLRTAASGRQALEQCAAGQPDIVLMDIHMPEMDGLEATRQIKEKWPEIRVIMITTFEEITYASEALRLGAEGYLLKTLHPKELAATIRLIYGGGTMISQEVAQQLFQDQQLETSLNPYDLTVRELEVLQELTEGLRNKQIAQKLHLSEGTVRNYISAIYLKLQVGDRDEAVEKSRKEQLVQADTISLIGTRRRQ from the coding sequence ATGCAAAAAAATAGAACCAGGTGGGCGTGGCAAGATCTAACCGTTCTGTGCCTGCGCCTGTTATGGAGCATAGCGGTCATTATATTGATGTATTATCTGGATAAGCCGGATTTTCCGCTCTGGCTGGTGCTGCCAGCAGTACTGCTGGGCGGCGTAATTCCTGCATGGGTTGGACGGGATTTCAAGACGCGGTATGTTATTTTGGAGTTTATATTCGCAGGCGGGATCGCGCTCGCACTGGCGTACTATTTTGGCGTAACCCGATTATTCCTGCCTGCCGTAATGATGCTTGCCTTCCATACCCGGGGCAAAGCGCACTTATATACGCTTCCAATTACCTTGTTGCTGTACAGCTTAAGCGCCGGACCCACGATAGGGGAAGAACTGTCGCACCCGCTGATCTGGAATAGCCTATCGGACGGATTGTTCGTCTACGCAGCCGGATACGGATTGCAGACGGGAGCGAAGTCGATCAACGCGATCCGGCAAAAGCTGGCGCTAGTCAACGAGCAATATGCCATTCTGGAGCAGTATTCCTCTCAGATTGAACGCATGACCTTGCTAGAGGAACGTTACCGGATGGCTGGGGAAGTGCATGATACGATTGGACATAACTATACTTCGATGATTCTGGGTCTGGAAACGCTGAGGCCGCATGTAGCCACGCAGGAAGGAGAGCAGAAGCTTCAGGGAGTTCTGGAGCTGGCCCGTAAGGGGCTGGAAGATGTGAGATTGCAGGTCCATCAGATGGACCCGCTGGAGGAGCTGGTGACCTTAGACCGGGCTCTGATGCAGATTGCCGGGCAGTTCGAATCCAATACGGGGGTCGCACTGTCGTTTCGTACGATGGGCGAGCCTTATGCGGTGATTAAGCAGGCCAAACATACGTTATGCCGTTCGCTGCAGGAGGCACTGACCAATGCCAGCAGGCATGGGCAGGCCAGCGCCATCCGGGTGGTTCTGCAATATGATCCGGCCCAGCTCATGCTGCAGATTCAGGATAACGGCAAGGGAACTGCTCAACTGCGGTATGGCTTTGGCCTCACCGGTATGAAGGAGCGTCTCGCGGCATTGCAGGGCAAGCTATATATTGATTCCCAGGAAAATGACGGCACGCTGGTAACCTGTATGATCCCTAACCAGACGCAGGAAGGGGAACGGCGGATTGATATCCTGCTGGCAGATGATCAGCCGCTGGTCCGCGAGAGTCTGAGGCTGCTGCTTGGAGAGGAGAAGGATTTCCGGCTCCGTACTGCCGCGAGCGGCAGGCAGGCGCTGGAGCAATGCGCCGCCGGGCAGCCGGATATTGTCCTGATGGATATTCATATGCCGGAAATGGACGGCCTGGAGGCTACCCGGCAGATTAAGGAGAAGTGGCCGGAGATCCGGGTCATTATGATTACAACATTCGAGGAGATTACCTATGCGTCAGAAGCGCTGCGGCTTGGTGCAGAAGGGTATCTGCTGAAGACCCTCCATCCAAAGGAATTGGCTGCGACTATCCGGCTGATCTACGGAGGCGGGACAATGATCTCGCAGGAAGTGGCCCAACAGCTGTTCCAGGATCAGCAGCTGGAGACTTCGCTGAATCCGTATGACCTGACCGTGCGGGAGCTGGAGGTTCTGCAGGAATTGACGGAGGGACTGCGCAACAAACAGATTGCCCAGAAGCTGCATCTGTCGGAGGGAACCGTCCGAAACTATATTTCAGCGATTTATTTGAAGCTGCAGGTAGGCGACCGCGACGAGGCTGTAGAGAAGAGCAGGAAGGAACAGCTGGTGCAGGCGGACACAATAAGCTTAATAGGAACAAGACGCCGCCAATAG
- a CDS encoding ABC transporter ATP-binding protein, translating to MPLLQIRDLTKIIGRKTLVDHVSLEMEKGEILGLLGPNGAGKTTTIRMIVGLVSKSEGQVIIEGIDTGQQFSAAMGKVGVIVEQPDLYKYLSGYDNLILFSRMSPGVTADRLKEIIALVGLEQSISAKVSTYSLGMRQRLGLAVALMHKPSLLLLDEPTNGLDPAGIHELREHLKNLARKENVGILISSHLMSEMEMMCDRVAVLQQGKLIGVHRLSELVQENDALVQFEVDRPELAVQVLQAFMSGAEITAGHNQLRVRLLRNRIPEISQKLLDSGISVYGVNTVKRTLEDKYLEITGGQGH from the coding sequence ATGCCGCTGCTTCAAATACGGGATCTGACCAAGATCATTGGCCGCAAAACTCTTGTAGACCATGTATCACTGGAAATGGAAAAAGGGGAAATCCTGGGCCTGCTGGGCCCCAACGGAGCTGGAAAAACAACGACCATCCGCATGATTGTGGGACTGGTCTCCAAATCGGAAGGACAGGTCATAATTGAGGGAATCGACACCGGGCAGCAGTTCTCCGCAGCCATGGGCAAGGTTGGCGTTATCGTGGAACAGCCCGATCTGTACAAATATTTATCCGGATATGACAATCTGATCCTCTTCTCAAGAATGAGTCCGGGCGTCACAGCGGACAGGCTGAAAGAGATCATCGCACTTGTGGGGCTGGAGCAGAGCATTTCCGCCAAAGTCAGCACCTACTCGCTTGGGATGCGGCAGCGCCTCGGCTTGGCTGTAGCCCTGATGCATAAGCCTTCCCTGCTGCTGCTGGATGAACCGACCAACGGCCTCGATCCGGCGGGCATCCACGAGCTGCGGGAGCATCTGAAGAATCTGGCCCGCAAGGAGAATGTCGGCATCCTGATCTCCAGCCATCTGATGTCCGAAATGGAGATGATGTGCGACCGCGTTGCCGTCCTTCAGCAAGGCAAGCTGATCGGAGTGCATCGCTTGTCAGAGCTGGTTCAGGAGAATGACGCGCTCGTACAGTTCGAGGTGGACCGGCCGGAGCTGGCGGTTCAGGTGCTGCAAGCGTTCATGTCAGGTGCGGAAATTACCGCCGGCCACAACCAGCTTCGCGTGCGCCTTCTTAGGAACCGCATTCCTGAAATCAGCCAGAAGCTGCTGGATTCAGGCATCAGCGTATACGGGGTGAACACGGTAAAGCGGACGCTTGAAGACAAATACCTTGAGATTACAGGAGGGCAAGGACATTGA